One window from the genome of Loxodonta africana isolate mLoxAfr1 chromosome 14, mLoxAfr1.hap2, whole genome shotgun sequence encodes:
- the EEF1D gene encoding elongation factor 1-delta isoform X5, translating to MATDFLVHEKIWFDKFKYDDAERKFYEQMNGPMAGSSRQQENGASVILRDIARARENIQKSLAGLQAVLPSPPEAMSQAAPGTVSSGASSGPGGDHSELVMRIASLEVENQSLRNVVQDLQQALSKLEVRLSTLERSSPTHRATAPQTQHVSPMRQVEPVAKKVATPAEDDEDNDIDLFGSDEEEEDKEAARLREERLRQYAEKKAKKPTLVAKSSILLDVKPWDDETDMAQLEACVRSIQLDGLTWGGSKLVPVGYGVHKLQIQCVVEDDKVGTDLLEEEITKFEEHVQSVDIAAFNKI from the exons ATGGCCACAGACTTCCTGGTACATGAGAAGATCTGGTTCGATAAATTCAAATATGATGACGCAGAGCGCAAGTTCTACGAACAGATGAACGGGCCCATGGCCGGCTCTTCTCGTCAG CAGGAGAATGGCGCCAGTGTGATCCTCCGGGATATTGCACGAGCCAGAGAAAACATCCAGAAATCCCTGGCTGGC CTCCAGGCAGTGCTGCCCAGCCCCCCTGAGGCCATGAGCCAGGCTGCCCCAGGGACTGTA AGCTCTGGGGCCTCCAGCGGGCCTGGCGGGGACCACAGTGAACTTGTCATGCGCATTGCCAGCCTGGAGGTGGAGAACCAGAGCCTGCGCAACG TGGTGCAGGACCTGCAGCAGGCCCTCTCCAAGCTGGAGGTCAGGCTGAGCACTCTGGAGAGGAGCTCACCCACCCACCGGGCCACCGCCCCTCAGACCCAG CACGTGTCTCCTATGCGTCAAGTGGAGCCTGTGGCCAAGAAGGTAGCCACACCAGCAGAGGACGACGAGGACAATGACATCGACCTGTTTGGCAgtgatgaggaggaggaggacaagGAGGCAGCCCGTCTTCGGGAGGAGCGGCTGCGGCAGTACGCTGAGAAGAAAGCCAAGAAGCCCACACTGGTGGCCAAGTCCTCCATCCTCCTAGACGTCAAGCCT TGGGATGATGAGACGGACATGGCGCAGCTGGAGGCCTGCGTGCGCTCTATCCAGCTGGACGGGCTGACCTGGGGGGGCTCCAAGCTGGTGCCAGTGGGCTACGGTGTCCATAAGCTGCAGATCCAGTGTGTGGTGGAGGACGACAAGGTGGGGACCGACCTGCTGGAGGAGGAGATCACCAAGTTTGAGGAGCAC GTGCAGAGCGTCGACATTGCTGCTTTCAACAAGATCTGA
- the EEF1D gene encoding elongation factor 1-delta isoform X6 translates to MATDFLVHEKIWFDKFKYDDAERKFYEQMNGPMAGSSRQENGASVILRDIARARENIQKSLAGSSGASSGPGGDHSELVMRIASLEVENQSLRNVVQDLQQALSKLEVRLSTLERSSPTHRATAPQTQHVSPMRQVEPVAKKVATPAEDDEDNDIDLFGSDEEEEDKEAARLREERLRQYAEKKAKKPTLVAKSSILLDVKPWDDETDMAQLEACVRSIQLDGLTWGGSKLVPVGYGVHKLQIQCVVEDDKVGTDLLEEEITKFEEHVQSVDIAAFNKI, encoded by the exons ATGGCCACAGACTTCCTGGTACATGAGAAGATCTGGTTCGATAAATTCAAATATGATGACGCAGAGCGCAAGTTCTACGAACAGATGAACGGGCCCATGGCCGGCTCTTCTCGTCAG GAGAATGGCGCCAGTGTGATCCTCCGGGATATTGCACGAGCCAGAGAAAACATCCAGAAATCCCTGGCTGGC AGCTCTGGGGCCTCCAGCGGGCCTGGCGGGGACCACAGTGAACTTGTCATGCGCATTGCCAGCCTGGAGGTGGAGAACCAGAGCCTGCGCAACG TGGTGCAGGACCTGCAGCAGGCCCTCTCCAAGCTGGAGGTCAGGCTGAGCACTCTGGAGAGGAGCTCACCCACCCACCGGGCCACCGCCCCTCAGACCCAG CACGTGTCTCCTATGCGTCAAGTGGAGCCTGTGGCCAAGAAGGTAGCCACACCAGCAGAGGACGACGAGGACAATGACATCGACCTGTTTGGCAgtgatgaggaggaggaggacaagGAGGCAGCCCGTCTTCGGGAGGAGCGGCTGCGGCAGTACGCTGAGAAGAAAGCCAAGAAGCCCACACTGGTGGCCAAGTCCTCCATCCTCCTAGACGTCAAGCCT TGGGATGATGAGACGGACATGGCGCAGCTGGAGGCCTGCGTGCGCTCTATCCAGCTGGACGGGCTGACCTGGGGGGGCTCCAAGCTGGTGCCAGTGGGCTACGGTGTCCATAAGCTGCAGATCCAGTGTGTGGTGGAGGACGACAAGGTGGGGACCGACCTGCTGGAGGAGGAGATCACCAAGTTTGAGGAGCAC GTGCAGAGCGTCGACATTGCTGCTTTCAACAAGATCTGA
- the EEF1D gene encoding elongation factor 1-delta isoform X4, protein MRSSKASCALETVWEDKHKYEEAERHFSEGAAMRAAASTQQLLAAGAMNGPGQEETGAADAAEAPDTGSRTDPGKSHAGKRLLQKKRRLSPQSWLVQADLALVGLSADRVWLDKPRFDRAESAYRQRLADAAAQPTQPPALAPWGPCTHGSQVACHHVTWGVWVNKSSFDQAERAFVEWSQALLLAAEGCSGKSAPDTGQRPAAPNLSLARQPSTLARGQLPLGSLQALVREVWLEKPRYDAAERGFYEALFDGHPPGKVRLQERAGQSEGSRRGRRDRRGRNAVGTKRMGPRRADGEVPPALPYWYFLHKDSEATWLNKSAYDSAECRHHAAEALRMAWRLEAASLAHRPTSRSGPSMSSLRPNRKMATDFLVHEKIWFDKFKYDDAERKFYEQMNGPMAGSSRQENGASVILRDIARARENIQKSLAGSSGASSGPGGDHSELVMRIASLEVENQSLRNVVQDLQQALSKLEVRLSTLERSSPTHRATAPQTQHVSPMRQVEPVAKKVATPAEDDEDNDIDLFGSDEEEEDKEAARLREERLRQYAEKKAKKPTLVAKSSILLDVKPWDDETDMAQLEACVRSIQLDGLTWGGSKLVPVGYGVHKLQIQCVVEDDKVGTDLLEEEITKFEEHVQSVDIAAFNKI, encoded by the exons ATGAGGAGCAGCAAGGCCTCGTGTGCCCTGGAGACCGTCTGGGAGGACAAGCACAAGTATGAGGAGGCAGAGCGGCACTTCTCCGAGGGCGCGGCCATGCGAGCCGCCgcctccacccagcagctcctggcCGCGGGTGCCATGAATGGGCCTGGCCAGGAGGAGACCGGGGCTGCTGATGCGGCAGAGGCTCCTGACACCGGCAGCAGGACGGACCCCGGGAAGAGCCACGCTGGGAAGAGGCTGCTGCAGAAGAAGAGGAGGCTCTCACCCCAGAGCTGGCTTGTCCAGGCCGACCTGGCCCTTGTGGGCCTCTCAGCTGACCGTGTGTGGCTGGACAAGCCGCGTTTCGACCGGGCAGAGAGCGCCTACCGCCAGAGGCTGGCCGATGCGGctgcccagcccacccagccGCCTGCCCTGGCCCCCTGGGGCCCCTGCACCCACGGAAGCCAGGTGGCCTGCCACCATGTGACCTGGGGCGTCTGGGTCAACAAGTCCTCCTTCGACCAGGCCGAGCGGGCGTTTGTGGAGTGGTCTCAGGCCCTGCTCCTGGCTGCAGAGGGGTGCAGTGGGAAGAGTGCCCCTGACACGGGCCAGAGGCCAGCCGCCCCCAACCTGTCCCTGGCCCGCCAGCCCAGCACActggccaggggccagctgcctCTGGGCAGCCTGCAGGCACTGGTGCGGGAGGTGTGGCTAGAGAAGCCACGTTATGATGCTGCCGAGCGGGGTTTCTATGAGGCCCTGTTTGATGGCCACCCCCCAGGGAAGGTGCGCCTGCAGGAGCGAGCTGGCCAGAGCGAGGGCTCCCGGCGTGGCCGCAGGGACCGGCGTGGCCGCAATGCTGTGGGGACCAAGCGGATGGGGCCACGGCGGGCGGACGGGGAGGTGCCCCCTGCCCTGCCCTACTGGTACTTCCTGCACAAAGACTCAGAGGCCACTTGGCTCAACAAGTCCGCCTATGACAGCGCCGAGTGTCGCCACCATGCTGCTGAGGCCCTGCGCATGGCCTGGCGCCTCGAGGCTGCCTCCCTGGCCCACCGGCCCACTTCTAGGTCCGGCCCATCCATGTCCAGCCTGAGACCCAA CAGGAAAATGGCCACAGACTTCCTGGTACATGAGAAGATCTGGTTCGATAAATTCAAATATGATGACGCAGAGCGCAAGTTCTACGAACAGATGAACGGGCCCATGGCCGGCTCTTCTCGTCAG GAGAATGGCGCCAGTGTGATCCTCCGGGATATTGCACGAGCCAGAGAAAACATCCAGAAATCCCTGGCTGGC AGCTCTGGGGCCTCCAGCGGGCCTGGCGGGGACCACAGTGAACTTGTCATGCGCATTGCCAGCCTGGAGGTGGAGAACCAGAGCCTGCGCAACG TGGTGCAGGACCTGCAGCAGGCCCTCTCCAAGCTGGAGGTCAGGCTGAGCACTCTGGAGAGGAGCTCACCCACCCACCGGGCCACCGCCCCTCAGACCCAG CACGTGTCTCCTATGCGTCAAGTGGAGCCTGTGGCCAAGAAGGTAGCCACACCAGCAGAGGACGACGAGGACAATGACATCGACCTGTTTGGCAgtgatgaggaggaggaggacaagGAGGCAGCCCGTCTTCGGGAGGAGCGGCTGCGGCAGTACGCTGAGAAGAAAGCCAAGAAGCCCACACTGGTGGCCAAGTCCTCCATCCTCCTAGACGTCAAGCCT TGGGATGATGAGACGGACATGGCGCAGCTGGAGGCCTGCGTGCGCTCTATCCAGCTGGACGGGCTGACCTGGGGGGGCTCCAAGCTGGTGCCAGTGGGCTACGGTGTCCATAAGCTGCAGATCCAGTGTGTGGTGGAGGACGACAAGGTGGGGACCGACCTGCTGGAGGAGGAGATCACCAAGTTTGAGGAGCAC GTGCAGAGCGTCGACATTGCTGCTTTCAACAAGATCTGA
- the EEF1D gene encoding elongation factor 1-delta isoform X2, with translation MRSSKASCALETVWEDKHKYEEAERHFSEGAAMRAAASTQQLLAAGAMNGPGQEETGAADAAEAPDTGSRTDPGKSHAGKRLLQKKRRLSPQSWLVQADLALVGLSADRVWLDKPRFDRAESAYRQRLADAAAQPTQPPALAPWGPCTHGSQVACHHVTWGVWVNKSSFDQAERAFVEWSQALLLAAEGCSGKSAPDTGQRPAAPNLSLARQPSTLARGQLPLGSLQALVREVWLEKPRYDAAERGFYEALFDGHPPGKVRLQERAGQSEGSRRGRRDRRGRNAVGTKRMGPRRADGEVPPALPYWYFLHKDSEATWLNKSAYDSAECRHHAAEALRMAWRLEAASLAHRPTSRSGPSMSSLRPNRKMATDFLVHEKIWFDKFKYDDAERKFYEQMNGPMAGSSRQENGASVILRDIARARENIQKSLAGLQAVLPSPPEAMSQAAPGTVSSGASSGPGGDHSELVMRIASLEVENQSLRNVVQDLQQALSKLEVRLSTLERSSPTHRATAPQTQHVSPMRQVEPVAKKVATPAEDDEDNDIDLFGSDEEEEDKEAARLREERLRQYAEKKAKKPTLVAKSSILLDVKPWDDETDMAQLEACVRSIQLDGLTWGGSKLVPVGYGVHKLQIQCVVEDDKVGTDLLEEEITKFEEHVQSVDIAAFNKI, from the exons ATGAGGAGCAGCAAGGCCTCGTGTGCCCTGGAGACCGTCTGGGAGGACAAGCACAAGTATGAGGAGGCAGAGCGGCACTTCTCCGAGGGCGCGGCCATGCGAGCCGCCgcctccacccagcagctcctggcCGCGGGTGCCATGAATGGGCCTGGCCAGGAGGAGACCGGGGCTGCTGATGCGGCAGAGGCTCCTGACACCGGCAGCAGGACGGACCCCGGGAAGAGCCACGCTGGGAAGAGGCTGCTGCAGAAGAAGAGGAGGCTCTCACCCCAGAGCTGGCTTGTCCAGGCCGACCTGGCCCTTGTGGGCCTCTCAGCTGACCGTGTGTGGCTGGACAAGCCGCGTTTCGACCGGGCAGAGAGCGCCTACCGCCAGAGGCTGGCCGATGCGGctgcccagcccacccagccGCCTGCCCTGGCCCCCTGGGGCCCCTGCACCCACGGAAGCCAGGTGGCCTGCCACCATGTGACCTGGGGCGTCTGGGTCAACAAGTCCTCCTTCGACCAGGCCGAGCGGGCGTTTGTGGAGTGGTCTCAGGCCCTGCTCCTGGCTGCAGAGGGGTGCAGTGGGAAGAGTGCCCCTGACACGGGCCAGAGGCCAGCCGCCCCCAACCTGTCCCTGGCCCGCCAGCCCAGCACActggccaggggccagctgcctCTGGGCAGCCTGCAGGCACTGGTGCGGGAGGTGTGGCTAGAGAAGCCACGTTATGATGCTGCCGAGCGGGGTTTCTATGAGGCCCTGTTTGATGGCCACCCCCCAGGGAAGGTGCGCCTGCAGGAGCGAGCTGGCCAGAGCGAGGGCTCCCGGCGTGGCCGCAGGGACCGGCGTGGCCGCAATGCTGTGGGGACCAAGCGGATGGGGCCACGGCGGGCGGACGGGGAGGTGCCCCCTGCCCTGCCCTACTGGTACTTCCTGCACAAAGACTCAGAGGCCACTTGGCTCAACAAGTCCGCCTATGACAGCGCCGAGTGTCGCCACCATGCTGCTGAGGCCCTGCGCATGGCCTGGCGCCTCGAGGCTGCCTCCCTGGCCCACCGGCCCACTTCTAGGTCCGGCCCATCCATGTCCAGCCTGAGACCCAA CAGGAAAATGGCCACAGACTTCCTGGTACATGAGAAGATCTGGTTCGATAAATTCAAATATGATGACGCAGAGCGCAAGTTCTACGAACAGATGAACGGGCCCATGGCCGGCTCTTCTCGTCAG GAGAATGGCGCCAGTGTGATCCTCCGGGATATTGCACGAGCCAGAGAAAACATCCAGAAATCCCTGGCTGGC CTCCAGGCAGTGCTGCCCAGCCCCCCTGAGGCCATGAGCCAGGCTGCCCCAGGGACTGTA AGCTCTGGGGCCTCCAGCGGGCCTGGCGGGGACCACAGTGAACTTGTCATGCGCATTGCCAGCCTGGAGGTGGAGAACCAGAGCCTGCGCAACG TGGTGCAGGACCTGCAGCAGGCCCTCTCCAAGCTGGAGGTCAGGCTGAGCACTCTGGAGAGGAGCTCACCCACCCACCGGGCCACCGCCCCTCAGACCCAG CACGTGTCTCCTATGCGTCAAGTGGAGCCTGTGGCCAAGAAGGTAGCCACACCAGCAGAGGACGACGAGGACAATGACATCGACCTGTTTGGCAgtgatgaggaggaggaggacaagGAGGCAGCCCGTCTTCGGGAGGAGCGGCTGCGGCAGTACGCTGAGAAGAAAGCCAAGAAGCCCACACTGGTGGCCAAGTCCTCCATCCTCCTAGACGTCAAGCCT TGGGATGATGAGACGGACATGGCGCAGCTGGAGGCCTGCGTGCGCTCTATCCAGCTGGACGGGCTGACCTGGGGGGGCTCCAAGCTGGTGCCAGTGGGCTACGGTGTCCATAAGCTGCAGATCCAGTGTGTGGTGGAGGACGACAAGGTGGGGACCGACCTGCTGGAGGAGGAGATCACCAAGTTTGAGGAGCAC GTGCAGAGCGTCGACATTGCTGCTTTCAACAAGATCTGA
- the EEF1D gene encoding elongation factor 1-delta isoform X1: MRSSKASCALETVWEDKHKYEEAERHFSEGAAMRAAASTQQLLAAGAMNGPGQEETGAADAAEAPDTGSRTDPGKSHAGKRLLQKKRRLSPQSWLVQADLALVGLSADRVWLDKPRFDRAESAYRQRLADAAAQPTQPPALAPWGPCTHGSQVACHHVTWGVWVNKSSFDQAERAFVEWSQALLLAAEGCSGKSAPDTGQRPAAPNLSLARQPSTLARGQLPLGSLQALVREVWLEKPRYDAAERGFYEALFDGHPPGKVRLQERAGQSEGSRRGRRDRRGRNAVGTKRMGPRRADGEVPPALPYWYFLHKDSEATWLNKSAYDSAECRHHAAEALRMAWRLEAASLAHRPTSRSGPSMSSLRPNRKMATDFLVHEKIWFDKFKYDDAERKFYEQMNGPMAGSSRQQENGASVILRDIARARENIQKSLAGLQAVLPSPPEAMSQAAPGTVSSGASSGPGGDHSELVMRIASLEVENQSLRNVVQDLQQALSKLEVRLSTLERSSPTHRATAPQTQHVSPMRQVEPVAKKVATPAEDDEDNDIDLFGSDEEEEDKEAARLREERLRQYAEKKAKKPTLVAKSSILLDVKPWDDETDMAQLEACVRSIQLDGLTWGGSKLVPVGYGVHKLQIQCVVEDDKVGTDLLEEEITKFEEHVQSVDIAAFNKI; the protein is encoded by the exons ATGAGGAGCAGCAAGGCCTCGTGTGCCCTGGAGACCGTCTGGGAGGACAAGCACAAGTATGAGGAGGCAGAGCGGCACTTCTCCGAGGGCGCGGCCATGCGAGCCGCCgcctccacccagcagctcctggcCGCGGGTGCCATGAATGGGCCTGGCCAGGAGGAGACCGGGGCTGCTGATGCGGCAGAGGCTCCTGACACCGGCAGCAGGACGGACCCCGGGAAGAGCCACGCTGGGAAGAGGCTGCTGCAGAAGAAGAGGAGGCTCTCACCCCAGAGCTGGCTTGTCCAGGCCGACCTGGCCCTTGTGGGCCTCTCAGCTGACCGTGTGTGGCTGGACAAGCCGCGTTTCGACCGGGCAGAGAGCGCCTACCGCCAGAGGCTGGCCGATGCGGctgcccagcccacccagccGCCTGCCCTGGCCCCCTGGGGCCCCTGCACCCACGGAAGCCAGGTGGCCTGCCACCATGTGACCTGGGGCGTCTGGGTCAACAAGTCCTCCTTCGACCAGGCCGAGCGGGCGTTTGTGGAGTGGTCTCAGGCCCTGCTCCTGGCTGCAGAGGGGTGCAGTGGGAAGAGTGCCCCTGACACGGGCCAGAGGCCAGCCGCCCCCAACCTGTCCCTGGCCCGCCAGCCCAGCACActggccaggggccagctgcctCTGGGCAGCCTGCAGGCACTGGTGCGGGAGGTGTGGCTAGAGAAGCCACGTTATGATGCTGCCGAGCGGGGTTTCTATGAGGCCCTGTTTGATGGCCACCCCCCAGGGAAGGTGCGCCTGCAGGAGCGAGCTGGCCAGAGCGAGGGCTCCCGGCGTGGCCGCAGGGACCGGCGTGGCCGCAATGCTGTGGGGACCAAGCGGATGGGGCCACGGCGGGCGGACGGGGAGGTGCCCCCTGCCCTGCCCTACTGGTACTTCCTGCACAAAGACTCAGAGGCCACTTGGCTCAACAAGTCCGCCTATGACAGCGCCGAGTGTCGCCACCATGCTGCTGAGGCCCTGCGCATGGCCTGGCGCCTCGAGGCTGCCTCCCTGGCCCACCGGCCCACTTCTAGGTCCGGCCCATCCATGTCCAGCCTGAGACCCAA CAGGAAAATGGCCACAGACTTCCTGGTACATGAGAAGATCTGGTTCGATAAATTCAAATATGATGACGCAGAGCGCAAGTTCTACGAACAGATGAACGGGCCCATGGCCGGCTCTTCTCGTCAG CAGGAGAATGGCGCCAGTGTGATCCTCCGGGATATTGCACGAGCCAGAGAAAACATCCAGAAATCCCTGGCTGGC CTCCAGGCAGTGCTGCCCAGCCCCCCTGAGGCCATGAGCCAGGCTGCCCCAGGGACTGTA AGCTCTGGGGCCTCCAGCGGGCCTGGCGGGGACCACAGTGAACTTGTCATGCGCATTGCCAGCCTGGAGGTGGAGAACCAGAGCCTGCGCAACG TGGTGCAGGACCTGCAGCAGGCCCTCTCCAAGCTGGAGGTCAGGCTGAGCACTCTGGAGAGGAGCTCACCCACCCACCGGGCCACCGCCCCTCAGACCCAG CACGTGTCTCCTATGCGTCAAGTGGAGCCTGTGGCCAAGAAGGTAGCCACACCAGCAGAGGACGACGAGGACAATGACATCGACCTGTTTGGCAgtgatgaggaggaggaggacaagGAGGCAGCCCGTCTTCGGGAGGAGCGGCTGCGGCAGTACGCTGAGAAGAAAGCCAAGAAGCCCACACTGGTGGCCAAGTCCTCCATCCTCCTAGACGTCAAGCCT TGGGATGATGAGACGGACATGGCGCAGCTGGAGGCCTGCGTGCGCTCTATCCAGCTGGACGGGCTGACCTGGGGGGGCTCCAAGCTGGTGCCAGTGGGCTACGGTGTCCATAAGCTGCAGATCCAGTGTGTGGTGGAGGACGACAAGGTGGGGACCGACCTGCTGGAGGAGGAGATCACCAAGTTTGAGGAGCAC GTGCAGAGCGTCGACATTGCTGCTTTCAACAAGATCTGA
- the EEF1D gene encoding elongation factor 1-delta isoform X3: MRSSKASCALETVWEDKHKYEEAERHFSEGAAMRAAASTQQLLAAGAMNGPGQEETGAADAAEAPDTGSRTDPGKSHAGKRLLQKKRRLSPQSWLVQADLALVGLSADRVWLDKPRFDRAESAYRQRLADAAAQPTQPPALAPWGPCTHGSQVACHHVTWGVWVNKSSFDQAERAFVEWSQALLLAAEGCSGKSAPDTGQRPAAPNLSLARQPSTLARGQLPLGSLQALVREVWLEKPRYDAAERGFYEALFDGHPPGKVRLQERAGQSEGSRRGRRDRRGRNAVGTKRMGPRRADGEVPPALPYWYFLHKDSEATWLNKSAYDSAECRHHAAEALRMAWRLEAASLAHRPTSRSGPSMSSLRPNRKMATDFLVHEKIWFDKFKYDDAERKFYEQMNGPMAGSSRQQENGASVILRDIARARENIQKSLAGSSGASSGPGGDHSELVMRIASLEVENQSLRNVVQDLQQALSKLEVRLSTLERSSPTHRATAPQTQHVSPMRQVEPVAKKVATPAEDDEDNDIDLFGSDEEEEDKEAARLREERLRQYAEKKAKKPTLVAKSSILLDVKPWDDETDMAQLEACVRSIQLDGLTWGGSKLVPVGYGVHKLQIQCVVEDDKVGTDLLEEEITKFEEHVQSVDIAAFNKI; encoded by the exons ATGAGGAGCAGCAAGGCCTCGTGTGCCCTGGAGACCGTCTGGGAGGACAAGCACAAGTATGAGGAGGCAGAGCGGCACTTCTCCGAGGGCGCGGCCATGCGAGCCGCCgcctccacccagcagctcctggcCGCGGGTGCCATGAATGGGCCTGGCCAGGAGGAGACCGGGGCTGCTGATGCGGCAGAGGCTCCTGACACCGGCAGCAGGACGGACCCCGGGAAGAGCCACGCTGGGAAGAGGCTGCTGCAGAAGAAGAGGAGGCTCTCACCCCAGAGCTGGCTTGTCCAGGCCGACCTGGCCCTTGTGGGCCTCTCAGCTGACCGTGTGTGGCTGGACAAGCCGCGTTTCGACCGGGCAGAGAGCGCCTACCGCCAGAGGCTGGCCGATGCGGctgcccagcccacccagccGCCTGCCCTGGCCCCCTGGGGCCCCTGCACCCACGGAAGCCAGGTGGCCTGCCACCATGTGACCTGGGGCGTCTGGGTCAACAAGTCCTCCTTCGACCAGGCCGAGCGGGCGTTTGTGGAGTGGTCTCAGGCCCTGCTCCTGGCTGCAGAGGGGTGCAGTGGGAAGAGTGCCCCTGACACGGGCCAGAGGCCAGCCGCCCCCAACCTGTCCCTGGCCCGCCAGCCCAGCACActggccaggggccagctgcctCTGGGCAGCCTGCAGGCACTGGTGCGGGAGGTGTGGCTAGAGAAGCCACGTTATGATGCTGCCGAGCGGGGTTTCTATGAGGCCCTGTTTGATGGCCACCCCCCAGGGAAGGTGCGCCTGCAGGAGCGAGCTGGCCAGAGCGAGGGCTCCCGGCGTGGCCGCAGGGACCGGCGTGGCCGCAATGCTGTGGGGACCAAGCGGATGGGGCCACGGCGGGCGGACGGGGAGGTGCCCCCTGCCCTGCCCTACTGGTACTTCCTGCACAAAGACTCAGAGGCCACTTGGCTCAACAAGTCCGCCTATGACAGCGCCGAGTGTCGCCACCATGCTGCTGAGGCCCTGCGCATGGCCTGGCGCCTCGAGGCTGCCTCCCTGGCCCACCGGCCCACTTCTAGGTCCGGCCCATCCATGTCCAGCCTGAGACCCAA CAGGAAAATGGCCACAGACTTCCTGGTACATGAGAAGATCTGGTTCGATAAATTCAAATATGATGACGCAGAGCGCAAGTTCTACGAACAGATGAACGGGCCCATGGCCGGCTCTTCTCGTCAG CAGGAGAATGGCGCCAGTGTGATCCTCCGGGATATTGCACGAGCCAGAGAAAACATCCAGAAATCCCTGGCTGGC AGCTCTGGGGCCTCCAGCGGGCCTGGCGGGGACCACAGTGAACTTGTCATGCGCATTGCCAGCCTGGAGGTGGAGAACCAGAGCCTGCGCAACG TGGTGCAGGACCTGCAGCAGGCCCTCTCCAAGCTGGAGGTCAGGCTGAGCACTCTGGAGAGGAGCTCACCCACCCACCGGGCCACCGCCCCTCAGACCCAG CACGTGTCTCCTATGCGTCAAGTGGAGCCTGTGGCCAAGAAGGTAGCCACACCAGCAGAGGACGACGAGGACAATGACATCGACCTGTTTGGCAgtgatgaggaggaggaggacaagGAGGCAGCCCGTCTTCGGGAGGAGCGGCTGCGGCAGTACGCTGAGAAGAAAGCCAAGAAGCCCACACTGGTGGCCAAGTCCTCCATCCTCCTAGACGTCAAGCCT TGGGATGATGAGACGGACATGGCGCAGCTGGAGGCCTGCGTGCGCTCTATCCAGCTGGACGGGCTGACCTGGGGGGGCTCCAAGCTGGTGCCAGTGGGCTACGGTGTCCATAAGCTGCAGATCCAGTGTGTGGTGGAGGACGACAAGGTGGGGACCGACCTGCTGGAGGAGGAGATCACCAAGTTTGAGGAGCAC GTGCAGAGCGTCGACATTGCTGCTTTCAACAAGATCTGA